From the Streptomyces nodosus genome, the window GAGGAGCTGCCGCTTGCCGGGGAAGTAGTACGAGACCAGGCCCCGGGCGGAGCCGGCCCGATCCGCGATGTCGCCGAGGGTCGTGGCGTCATAGCCGCGCTCGCCGACCAGTTCGAGCGCCGCCTGCAGCAGCCGCTCACGGGACCGCCGCCGCAGTTCTTCGTTGACCGAGGCGCTGCGCGGCGTCATGCTGGACTCCTGTGTTGACTGGCTGCCAGCCAACTATACTCGGGGCGTCTCGGACCCGTTTCCCATGGGTCGGTTCCGGGGTGGGGTCCGTCCTGGGCCACACGGGGGATGGTCCAGGACGGATGCCGGTCCTACCGCTCAGGACCGTGATCCACAGCCCTGAGCGGTAGGACCGCTGTACCGTCGCTGGTGGGGGCTCCATTCCCCGAGGAGGCGTGACGCACATGGCTGAAGAGCAGATCATGGCCAGGATCGCGGCCATGGTGGACGAGGAGCGCGGTCTGCGGGACGCGTTGTCCTCCGGCCGGATCGACAGTGCGACGGAACAGGAACGGCTCGCCGAGCTCGAACGCGCGTTGGACCAGTGCTGGGATCTGCTGCGTCAGCGCCGCGCGAAGGCCGAGTTCGGCGA encodes:
- a CDS encoding DUF2630 family protein; amino-acid sequence: MAEEQIMARIAAMVDEERGLRDALSSGRIDSATEQERLAELERALDQCWDLLRQRRAKAEFGENPNEARVRPAAQVEDYKG